From the Candidatus Cloacimonadota bacterium genome, one window contains:
- a CDS encoding dihydroorotase: MILLKNGMVYLSNDKKIIKADVLIEKKVIKKIAPSIDEKNAEVIDCAGMHIFPGFVDMHCHLREPGYTYKEDIASGAASAAKGGFTSICCMPNTKPAIDNLSTLDYIMRKARDVGKTKIFVIGAMSKGIEGKEIANIATLVKGGVVGLSDDGNCIQVAKLQLNVMRYASIYDIPMICHSEDYSLSGDGQVNYGYMSTKLGLPGIPTLAEESMVSRDIMLADVTGSRVHIAHASTKRTVELIRQAKKDGIKVTAEVTPHHLVLNENACDGFDTNTKMKPPLRSEEDRKSLLEGLLDGTIDVIATDHAPHSDYEKELEFMKAPFGVIGFESAFPVLYTTFVKTDLIKLEELIDRMTSKPANIINKEVGELKEGAAADLNVFNLDESFTFDESEILSKSKNSPFIGMNMWGKIYYTMCDGKFTWKV; the protein is encoded by the coding sequence ATGATACTCTTAAAGAACGGAATGGTTTACCTTTCGAATGACAAAAAGATTATAAAAGCTGATGTGTTGATCGAGAAGAAGGTCATAAAAAAGATAGCTCCTTCAATCGACGAGAAAAATGCTGAAGTGATCGACTGTGCGGGAATGCATATTTTCCCCGGATTTGTCGATATGCACTGCCATCTTCGTGAGCCCGGTTATACATATAAAGAAGATATCGCAAGTGGGGCAGCGTCCGCAGCAAAGGGCGGTTTTACGAGCATCTGCTGTATGCCGAATACCAAACCGGCAATAGACAATCTTTCTACACTCGACTATATCATGAGAAAAGCCCGGGATGTGGGCAAGACCAAGATATTCGTGATCGGTGCGATGTCAAAAGGCATCGAAGGTAAGGAAATTGCGAATATAGCAACCCTTGTTAAAGGCGGCGTGGTTGGACTGAGTGATGATGGCAATTGCATTCAGGTTGCAAAACTACAGCTTAATGTGATGCGTTATGCATCCATCTATGATATTCCGATGATCTGTCATTCGGAAGATTATTCTTTATCCGGTGACGGGCAGGTAAATTACGGATATATGTCTACAAAACTCGGACTGCCAGGCATACCAACGCTTGCAGAAGAAAGCATGGTCAGCAGGGACATCATGCTCGCTGACGTGACCGGCTCACGAGTGCATATTGCACACGCTTCCACTAAAAGAACGGTTGAACTTATCCGACAGGCAAAGAAAGACGGGATCAAAGTAACCGCAGAAGTTACTCCTCACCATCTAGTGCTGAATGAAAATGCCTGTGATGGCTTTGATACGAATACGAAAATGAAGCCTCCTTTACGATCAGAAGAGGACAGAAAGTCATTACTGGAAGGTCTACTCGACGGAACGATCGATGTTATTGCAACAGATCATGCACCTCATTCCGATTATGAAAAAGAACTGGAATTCATGAAAGCACCCTTTGGTGTGATCGGCTTTGAAAGTGCATTCCCCGTGCTTTATACTACTTTTGTGAAAACCGATCTCATAAAACTTGAAGAGCTTATTGATAGAATGACGTCCAAACCTGCAAACATCATAAATAAAGAAGTTGGTGAACTCAAAGAAGGTGCAGCGGCTGATTTAAATGTGTTCAATTTAGACGAGTCCTTTACCTTCGATGAGAGTGAAATCCTTTCAAAATCGAAGAATAGTCCGTTCATCGGTATGAATATGTGGGGTAAGATCTATTACACGATGTGTGACGGAAAGTTCACTTGGAAAGTGTAA
- a CDS encoding aspartate carbamoyltransferase catalytic subunit, with translation MKHTLNLAGRNLFDLDVYTVEEIETIFETAKVMKEINSRDYKKIPTLRGKTVATLFFEDSTRTRISFELAAKRLSADVVSFTTAGSAMKKGESIQDTVYTLNAMGMDLYVVRHSCPGVPQLVHKYSQKPVLNAGDGRHAHPTQALLDMFSIWEKRGSLKGLRIAIIGDILHSRVVRSNLIGMKKMGANVVVCGPRTLMPPKIEEVYGVQCEYDLKTAIKDADVVMGLRMQLERQTEGLFPSLGEYTSRYGLSNKMLEYAKDDVLVMHPGPMNRGVEILPEVADSEHSIIIEQVANGVAVRMALLFLILGGKPGREVA, from the coding sequence ATGAAGCATACGCTCAATCTCGCTGGCAGGAATCTGTTTGATCTCGATGTTTATACTGTAGAAGAGATCGAGACCATTTTTGAAACTGCCAAAGTAATGAAAGAGATCAATAGCCGGGACTACAAGAAAATCCCAACTCTGCGAGGAAAAACAGTTGCGACACTCTTTTTTGAGGACAGTACGCGAACCAGAATATCTTTTGAACTGGCTGCCAAACGCCTGAGCGCTGATGTGGTGAGTTTCACTACAGCAGGTTCAGCAATGAAAAAGGGTGAAAGCATTCAGGATACAGTGTACACGCTCAATGCAATGGGTATGGATCTGTACGTGGTTCGTCATAGCTGCCCTGGCGTTCCACAACTTGTGCATAAATACTCCCAAAAACCTGTTCTTAATGCAGGGGACGGACGACATGCACATCCCACACAAGCACTTTTGGATATGTTCAGTATCTGGGAGAAGCGAGGTTCACTCAAAGGATTGAGGATCGCAATAATCGGTGACATCCTGCATTCACGCGTGGTTCGTTCAAACCTGATCGGCATGAAAAAAATGGGTGCGAATGTCGTGGTATGCGGACCAAGAACGTTAATGCCGCCTAAGATCGAAGAAGTGTATGGCGTCCAATGCGAATATGACCTGAAAACAGCAATAAAAGATGCTGATGTGGTTATGGGACTTCGTATGCAGCTTGAGCGTCAGACAGAAGGACTCTTTCCAAGTCTTGGAGAATATACGAGCAGATATGGTCTCAGCAATAAGATGCTTGAATATGCAAAAGATGACGTGCTGGTGATGCATCCGGGTCCGATGAACAGGGGAGTCGAAATCCTTCCAGAAGTGGCAGACAGCGAACACAGTATTATTATCGAACAGGTAGCGAACGGCGTGGCAGTACGTATGGCACTGCTGTTCCTGATCCTTGGCGGGAAACCCGGAAGGGAGGTCGCATGA
- a CDS encoding DUF1015 domain-containing protein, whose amino-acid sequence MPDVRPFKGLRPARELAEKVAAPPYDVLNSEEARELAKDNPFSFLHVSKPEIDLPEGIDQYDEQVYEKGVENFQKMIADKILIQDEKPCFYIYRQIMGDHEQTGIVAAASVEDYDGGIIKIHEYTREDKEQDRAKHVDMLGANTGPVFLTYHAKKQIDNIVEACKKNEPLYDFTSSDGIRHTVWIVVDENVIQHIINEFDALDYLYVSDGHHRSAAASRVQKFRKAGNPNNTGDEEYNYFLTVIFPDDQMYIMDYNRVVKDLNGLSDDEFMKKVAEKFEIEKQTSQYKPEHKHIFGMYINGTWYKLTAKSEIFDEHDPVGSLDVSILHKNIMESLLGIMNPRKDKRIDFVGGIRGLGELEKLVNSGKFKVAFALFPTSIDDLMKVADSNNVMPPKSTWFEPKLRSGLIIHLI is encoded by the coding sequence ATGCCAGATGTACGACCATTTAAAGGACTTCGACCAGCACGGGAATTGGCTGAAAAAGTTGCAGCTCCACCCTATGATGTGCTCAATTCTGAAGAAGCGCGTGAACTCGCAAAAGATAATCCTTTCAGCTTTCTTCATGTATCAAAACCTGAGATCGATCTACCAGAAGGAATCGATCAGTATGACGAACAGGTATATGAAAAAGGTGTGGAAAATTTCCAGAAAATGATCGCTGATAAGATACTTATTCAGGATGAAAAACCGTGTTTTTATATCTACAGGCAGATCATGGGAGATCACGAGCAGACAGGTATCGTAGCAGCAGCTTCAGTCGAAGATTATGATGGCGGGATCATAAAAATTCATGAGTACACTCGCGAAGATAAAGAACAGGATCGCGCAAAACATGTGGATATGCTTGGTGCGAATACAGGTCCTGTTTTCCTGACCTATCATGCAAAAAAACAGATCGATAACATCGTGGAAGCATGTAAGAAAAACGAGCCATTGTACGATTTTACCAGCAGTGACGGCATTCGGCACACAGTATGGATTGTAGTAGATGAAAACGTCATTCAACACATCATAAATGAATTTGATGCCCTTGATTATCTCTATGTTTCAGACGGACACCACAGATCAGCAGCTGCATCACGTGTTCAGAAGTTCAGAAAAGCAGGCAATCCCAACAATACAGGTGATGAGGAATATAACTATTTCCTTACGGTTATCTTTCCTGATGACCAGATGTACATCATGGATTATAACAGAGTCGTTAAAGATTTGAACGGACTTTCTGATGACGAATTCATGAAAAAAGTTGCAGAGAAATTCGAGATCGAGAAGCAGACATCACAATACAAGCCCGAACATAAACATATCTTTGGCATGTACATAAATGGCACATGGTATAAACTCACGGCAAAATCCGAAATTTTTGATGAGCACGATCCGGTCGGCTCGCTCGATGTGAGTATTCTACACAAAAATATCATGGAATCTCTTCTTGGTATCATGAATCCAAGAAAAGATAAAAGAATAGATTTTGTTGGCGGCATACGAGGTCTCGGAGAACTAGAAAAGCTTGTGAACAGCGGAAAATTCAAAGTAGCTTTTGCACTTTTCCCAACTTCGATAGATGATCTTATGAAGGTTGCAGATTCCAATAATGTCATGCCGCCGAAGTCAACATGGTTTGAACCGAAATTGCGAAGCGGTCTAATTATTCATTTAATTTGA